From a single Ignavibacteria bacterium genomic region:
- a CDS encoding M3 family metallopeptidase, producing the protein MKTAILSLAILIMMFQTNNGQKNNLNNADNPFFKEWKTPFGTPPFTEIKLEHYLPAYEEGIKQQTIEIEKIVSNRETPVFKNTIEAMELSGSLLSKVDRVFQNLVSVITNAEMQVLSEKFAIMLAKHRDDIYLNDKLFKRIKTVYDNRDKEKLTEEQSILLKNYYLDFLRGGANLNEAQKTKLRAINEELSKLNVLYGDNVRKENGKFNLTVDKEADLAGLSQDMISAASEKANAKGLKGKWVFTIDKPTLLPFLQFSQNRDLREKMYKAYVNRGNNNDELDNKKVLSRIVSLRVQKANLLGYKNWADFVLEKKMAKTPENAYKFLYDVWKPTLKRAQSEVDEMQKIIDKEGGKFKLQPWDWWFYAENVKKAKYDLDEEMLRPYFKLENVLNGVFAVSTKLFGIQFVPRPDIEVYHPEVKAFEVREASGKHIGILYTDYYPRDSKTNGAWCENFRLQSNINGNFIAPVIYNVGNFSKPTADKPALISLDEVRTLFHEFGHALHFLLANVTYPGSSSVPADFVELPSQIMEKWALQPEVLRMYAKHYSTGKAIPDSLITKIDKAGKFNQGFETGEYIAASILDLDWHTLTDPSEKDVAAFEKQSLAKMGILPEFLPRYMTTNFLHIAVWGYEAGYYSYLWAAVLDADAFEAFEEKGIFDQKTASDYRKYILEPLGSVDLMGNYKKFRGREPKVDALLKSRGLE; encoded by the coding sequence ATGAAAACAGCAATTTTAAGTCTGGCAATACTGATTATGATGTTTCAAACAAATAATGGACAGAAAAACAATTTGAATAACGCGGACAACCCTTTTTTCAAAGAGTGGAAAACCCCTTTTGGCACTCCACCTTTTACAGAGATAAAACTCGAACATTACCTTCCCGCTTATGAGGAGGGGATAAAACAACAAACGATTGAAATTGAGAAGATTGTATCCAACAGGGAAACACCTGTTTTTAAGAACACAATCGAGGCTATGGAGCTTTCAGGTTCACTTCTTTCCAAAGTTGACCGTGTGTTTCAAAATCTCGTCTCAGTGATTACAAATGCGGAAATGCAGGTGTTATCGGAGAAGTTTGCGATTATGCTTGCAAAACACAGGGATGATATTTATCTGAATGATAAACTTTTCAAGAGAATCAAGACTGTTTATGACAATCGCGATAAAGAAAAGCTGACTGAAGAGCAATCGATCCTCCTTAAAAATTATTACCTCGATTTTCTAAGAGGTGGTGCCAACCTCAATGAAGCCCAGAAGACAAAACTAAGAGCGATCAACGAGGAGCTTTCAAAACTAAATGTACTTTACGGTGACAATGTCAGAAAAGAGAATGGCAAGTTTAACCTGACTGTTGATAAAGAAGCTGATCTGGCTGGTTTGTCACAGGATATGATTTCCGCTGCATCTGAAAAAGCAAATGCCAAGGGATTGAAGGGGAAATGGGTATTTACGATTGACAAACCGACACTTCTCCCTTTTCTTCAGTTTTCCCAAAACAGGGATTTACGCGAAAAGATGTATAAAGCCTATGTGAACAGAGGAAACAATAACGACGAACTCGACAACAAGAAAGTGCTCTCCAGAATTGTTTCGCTCAGGGTGCAGAAAGCAAACCTCCTCGGTTACAAAAACTGGGCTGATTTTGTTCTCGAGAAGAAAATGGCTAAAACGCCCGAAAATGCGTATAAATTTTTGTATGATGTTTGGAAACCGACGCTGAAACGGGCTCAGTCCGAGGTTGATGAAATGCAGAAAATCATCGACAAAGAAGGTGGTAAATTCAAACTTCAGCCATGGGACTGGTGGTTTTATGCCGAGAATGTAAAAAAAGCCAAATATGATCTCGATGAGGAAATGCTGAGGCCCTACTTCAAACTGGAAAATGTTCTCAATGGCGTATTCGCTGTTTCCACAAAGCTTTTTGGAATTCAGTTTGTACCAAGACCTGATATTGAAGTGTATCATCCTGAAGTAAAGGCATTCGAAGTAAGGGAAGCCTCGGGAAAGCATATCGGAATTTTATATACCGATTACTATCCAAGGGACAGCAAGACAAACGGTGCATGGTGCGAGAATTTCAGGCTTCAGAGCAACATTAACGGGAATTTCATTGCTCCTGTTATCTATAATGTAGGGAATTTCTCAAAGCCAACTGCGGACAAACCTGCTTTAATCAGTCTGGATGAGGTCAGGACGCTGTTTCATGAATTTGGTCATGCCCTGCATTTCCTTCTTGCGAATGTAACTTATCCGGGTTCCTCATCTGTTCCTGCTGATTTTGTTGAATTGCCTTCACAGATTATGGAGAAATGGGCTCTTCAACCTGAGGTGTTAAGGATGTATGCGAAGCACTACTCCACAGGGAAGGCGATACCGGATTCCCTGATTACGAAAATTGATAAAGCCGGAAAGTTTAATCAGGGCTTTGAAACAGGTGAATATATTGCCGCATCGATTCTTGATCTCGACTGGCATACCCTCACCGATCCTTCTGAAAAAGATGTAGCTGCTTTTGAGAAACAGTCTTTGGCAAAAATGGGCATTCTACCCGAATTTCTTCCAAGATACATGACTACAAACTTTCTTCATATCGCTGTTTGGGGATATGAGGCGGGATACTACAGTTATCTTTGGGCTGCTGTTTTGGATGCAGATGCCTTCGAAGCGTTTGAAGAAAAAGGGATCTTTGATCAAAAAACTGCATCAGACTACAGAAAATATATCCTTGAACCTCTTGGAAGTGTCGATTTAATGGGAAATTACAAGAAATTCCGAGGCAGAGAACCAAAAGTTGATGCTCTGCTAAAATCGAGAGGGTTGGAGTAG
- a CDS encoding DUF4160 domain-containing protein, with protein sequence MPEISRFYGIIITMYYNDHNPPHFHARYGDDVVLISIEDLEIIEGNFPSRASNMVLEWAKKNKSKLQENWDNIRNEKPVFRIDPLV encoded by the coding sequence ATGCCTGAAATTTCTCGCTTTTATGGGATCATTATAACCATGTACTATAATGATCATAATCCCCCACATTTTCATGCCAGATATGGAGATGACGTTGTTCTGATTTCAATCGAAGATTTGGAAATTATTGAAGGAAATTTTCCGAGTAGAGCGTCTAATATGGTGTTGGAATGGGCAAAGAAAAATAAAAGTAAGCTACAAGAAAACTGGGATAACATTAGAAATGAAAAACCTGTCTTTAGAATCGACCCATTAGTTTAG
- a CDS encoding DUF2442 domain-containing protein, which yields MYYDVKIAKYIDEYKIHIEFEDGTSGVVDLRIFIGKGEMSKSLKSFEYFKTFSVNEDLGTICWDNGYDIAPETLYFLLTGRHNYKSGLPDYISGFVTKQ from the coding sequence ATGTATTACGATGTAAAAATTGCCAAATATATTGATGAGTACAAAATTCACATTGAATTTGAAGACGGAACTTCAGGGGTTGTTGACCTGAGAATCTTTATTGGGAAAGGCGAAATGTCTAAAAGTCTGAAAAGTTTTGAATATTTTAAGACATTTTCGGTCAATGAGGATTTGGGGACCATCTGTTGGGACAACGGTTATGACATTGCCCCCGAAACTCTTTATTTTCTGCTGACCGGAAGGCATAATTATAAGTCAGGACTTCCCGACTATATCTCCGGTTTTGTAACTAAGCA